GGCACTATTGGGGCACCATGGCCTCACAACTGGGTGACACCATTGGGACACCATTGGGTGACTAATTGGGTCACCATTGGGTCACCACTGGATCACTACTGGGTCACCATTGGGGCACCATTGGATCACTACTGGGGCACTATTGGGGCACCACTGGATCACTAATGGGGCACCATTGGGGCACTATTGGGGCACCATTGGATCACTACTGGGGCACCATTGGATCACTACTGGGGCACTATTGGGGCACCATGGCTTCACAACTGGGTGACACCATTGGGACACCATTGGGTGACGAATTGGGTCACCACTGGGTAACTACTTGAGTCACTATTGGGTCACCATTGGGACACCACTAACTGACCATTGGGGCACTATTGGGTCACTATTGGGTCACCACTGCATCACCATTGGGTCACCATTGGATCACTACTGGGGCACCATGGCCTCATCATTGGGTCACCAATGAGTCACTATGGGGGTTCACTATTAGGTCACTATTGGATCACCACTGGGTCACCAATGCACAACCACTGGGTTACCATGGGGTCACTATTGGACCACTATTGGATCACCATTGGGGTCACCACTGCCTCATCATTGGGTCACCATGGGGTCACTATTAGATCACTATTGTGTAACTATTGGGGTCACCCCACTGCATCACCATTGGGTCTTCATTGGGTCACTATGGGATCACTATTAGATCACTACTGGGGCACTACTGAGTCACCATTGGGTCACCATGGGGTCACTATTAGATCACTACTGGGTCACTATTGAATCACCATAGGGTCACTAATTGGGTCACCACGGGATCACCATTGGGTAACAATGGCCTCACCACTGAGTcaccactgcatcaccactggagctttatggggtctttatgggggcTATGGGACACCCCATGGTATTGGAGGGGTCTCTAGAGGCACCCCATGGTGCTGAGGGTCTTTATGGGGGCTttatggggtcttggggtctctatggggccttTATGGGGTCTGTCCCCCCCCATGCTCTATGTGCCATAAGGATACAGGACGATGCTGGCCAGCAGCATCATGGTATTgggggggttttatggggtctctatggggtctctatggggtctctatggggtctctatggggtctctatggggtctgtcCCCCCCCATGTTCTATGTGCCATAAGGATACAGGACAATGCCGGCCAGCAGCATCATGGTATTGgggggggttttatggggtctctatggggtctctatggggcctttatggggtctctatggggtctctatggggtctgtcCCCCCCATGTTCTATGTGCCATAAGGATACAGGACAatccctgccagcagccagtAGTCATGTCTGCGGTGCCAGATGTCATAGATCTTGCTGGAGGAGATGGCAGCTCTTTCCTCATTCTGCCACAGCGTGTGCAGCTCTATGGGGCGGGATGGGGGTCAGGAaggtgagacccccccccatttaacccccctATTAATGGCAGCTCACCCGTGAAGCCCCCGTCGGCGATGTTGAACATGAACCGCGGTTTCTCAGCCCGTTCCTCCCTGCGGCCGTTGGCGCGTGGTTCCGCTTTGGGCTCCTTCTCAGCCTTCACCTCCTCTGCCAaaggaaatggggggggggttatggggttaaagaccccccccacatctccatccccccccccatagcccccatctGAACCCACAGCAATGAAGGGAACCAGCTCCATACAACCAGCACATACAACACTCAGCTCTGACCCACATTAAGCCCCATCCTGTTCTGCTTtgaccccccccaacccccaaaCTCACCCCCTAAATcccaacaccccccccccccaaataccTCTTTTGGGGTCGGGGTCTCCCGGCCGCTCTTTGGGCTCCTCCTCGGGGGGTTTCT
The Coturnix japonica isolate 7356 unplaced genomic scaffold, Coturnix japonica 2.1 chrUnrandom990, whole genome shotgun sequence DNA segment above includes these coding regions:
- the LOC107307823 gene encoding chromodomain-helicase-DNA-binding protein 3-like, whose amino-acid sequence is MGPPPDRDEGDNRDEKDKGPDKVEAEPPAPEAPPSPGNGIEAEGPRKSEEEEGPGDREPEAEGPPPRDEHDRAGTEVDKTPGGEKGDEKPPEEEPKERPGDPDPKREEVKAEKEPKAEPRANGRREERAEKPRFMFNIADGGFTELHTLWQNEERAAISSSKIYDIWHRRHDYWLLAGIVLYPYGT